Proteins co-encoded in one Candidatus Methanomethylophilaceae archaeon genomic window:
- a CDS encoding helix-turn-helix transcriptional regulator, giving the protein MFEMQVVSNTPLVGISDPDIVAETFLTQIGYLPKGYDPRTNASGVKESVPYRLFMDYFMSFPSKAWSAEELAALLETTKPTIYRHINKLKALDILETVDVECDGQKRKGYRIRFGDLSKAWAFAESNVKMAMENYRMTVAHFQELMSERL; this is encoded by the coding sequence CTGTTCGAGATGCAGGTCGTCAGCAACACGCCGCTCGTAGGGATTTCAGATCCGGACATCGTGGCGGAGACGTTCCTGACGCAGATAGGCTATCTGCCCAAGGGATACGATCCCAGGACCAACGCGTCCGGGGTCAAGGAAAGCGTCCCTTACCGCCTTTTCATGGATTATTTCATGTCTTTCCCGTCGAAGGCGTGGTCCGCGGAGGAGCTGGCCGCGCTTCTGGAGACGACCAAGCCGACCATTTATCGCCATATCAACAAGCTCAAAGCGCTGGATATTCTGGAGACGGTAGACGTCGAATGCGACGGCCAGAAACGCAAGGGATACCGCATAAGGTTCGGCGACCTGTCCAAGGCCTGGGCTTTCGCGGAGTCCAACGTGAAGATGGCGATGGAGAACTACCGCATGACGGTCGCGCATTTCCAGGAACTCATGTCCGAGAGGTTATGA
- a CDS encoding helix-turn-helix domain-containing protein, giving the protein MTVSDLISGMLREEGGFQKAFRDILENELDISLNEFCQQAGISQSTMYKLLEDRREPNLRTVRQVIKALKVLSKPESKRFIAVIASTNVVDNLPKSVDFNGMSVTVKEYPVQTVEDAIIAAVRAERDGALGVVCAPIVAPTVEKILAIPVSRVIPTESVILAVDRLMTSI; this is encoded by the coding sequence ATGACGGTATCCGATCTGATCTCCGGGATGCTCAGGGAAGAGGGCGGATTCCAGAAGGCCTTCCGCGACATCCTCGAGAACGAGCTCGACATCTCCCTCAACGAATTCTGCCAGCAGGCGGGGATATCCCAGAGCACAATGTACAAGCTTCTGGAGGACCGCAGGGAGCCCAATCTGCGCACCGTCCGCCAGGTGATAAAGGCCCTGAAAGTGCTGTCCAAGCCCGAGTCCAAGCGTTTCATCGCCGTCATAGCCTCAACGAACGTGGTCGACAACCTGCCCAAATCCGTCGATTTCAACGGCATGAGCGTCACCGTCAAGGAATATCCCGTCCAGACCGTCGAGGATGCCATAATTGCCGCTGTCCGCGCGGAGAGGGACGGCGCCTTGGGGGTCGTCTGCGCACCGATAGTCGCGCCGACAGTGGAGAAGATACTGGCGATACCGGTGTCCCGCGTCATACCGACGGAGAGCGTCATACTCGCCGTGGACAGGCTGATGACTTCGATCTGA
- a CDS encoding FAD-dependent oxidoreductase, whose protein sequence is MDADVFIIGSGPAGVQAAIHASRKKSSVLVAGKSSSSSMFGAEIENYFGTGALPGDRILAEGISQAESFGAVFLGKNVVSASADGKRFRFVLEDGTEVEAKSVVIATGISRQKLGIPGEKDLYGKGVSYCASCDCNFYKGRRVAVVGNDSEAAMSAELMTHYAAETHWIVWDPKADETLAMKAEDAGAVMHRSKPKAVAGDGKVESLVLEDGTIIAVDGVFIELGARSSADIAMDLGVMPEIDDSIGVGADCSTEVRGVFACGDVTGRPWQVAKAVGQGCIAGTGAADYARKAE, encoded by the coding sequence ATGGACGCCGACGTGTTCATAATAGGGTCCGGGCCCGCGGGAGTCCAAGCGGCCATCCACGCATCTAGGAAGAAATCCTCGGTGCTGGTCGCCGGGAAGAGCTCGTCCAGCTCCATGTTCGGGGCTGAGATAGAGAATTACTTCGGGACCGGGGCCCTCCCGGGGGACAGAATCTTAGCCGAGGGCATCTCGCAGGCGGAATCCTTCGGCGCAGTTTTCCTGGGCAAGAACGTGGTGTCGGCTTCCGCCGATGGAAAAAGGTTCAGATTCGTTCTCGAGGACGGGACCGAGGTCGAGGCAAAATCCGTCGTGATCGCGACGGGGATATCGCGCCAGAAGCTCGGGATCCCGGGCGAGAAGGACCTTTACGGCAAAGGCGTGAGCTATTGCGCGTCATGCGATTGCAATTTCTATAAAGGGCGCAGGGTCGCCGTGGTCGGGAACGATTCTGAGGCCGCCATGTCCGCGGAGCTTATGACCCATTACGCCGCAGAGACCCATTGGATTGTATGGGACCCGAAGGCGGACGAAACGCTGGCGATGAAGGCGGAGGACGCCGGGGCCGTCATGCACCGTTCCAAGCCCAAAGCCGTGGCAGGAGACGGGAAGGTCGAATCCCTGGTTTTGGAGGACGGCACGATCATAGCCGTTGACGGGGTCTTCATAGAATTGGGGGCAAGATCGTCAGCCGACATAGCGATGGATCTGGGCGTCATGCCGGAGATCGACGATTCGATCGGGGTCGGGGCGGATTGCTCCACCGAAGTCCGGGGAGTGTTCGCATGCGGAGACGTCACCGGGAGGCCATGGCAGGTCGCCAAAGCGGTGGGCCAGGGCTGCATCGCGGGAACCGGCGCCGCAGATTACGCGAGGAAAGCTGAATGA
- the trxA gene encoding thioredoxin, producing MVTELSGSNFDSFVKEHSVALVDCWAPWCGPCRRMGPIIDELAADLEGKVGVAKLNTDDNQDIAYKFGISAIPTLLIFRDGNLADSLVGLRPKEAIIDALGLQRWTPTCS from the coding sequence ATGGTAACCGAACTGAGCGGATCCAATTTCGATAGCTTCGTCAAAGAACACAGCGTGGCCCTCGTCGACTGCTGGGCACCCTGGTGCGGGCCCTGCAGAAGGATGGGCCCCATAATCGACGAGCTCGCGGCCGATCTCGAAGGAAAGGTGGGAGTCGCCAAGCTCAACACGGACGACAACCAGGACATTGCGTACAAATTCGGCATCAGCGCCATCCCCACCCTTCTGATCTTCAGGGACGGGAACCTCGCCGATTCCCTCGTAGGGCTGAGGCCGAAAGAGGCAATCATCGATGCGCTCGGGCTGCAGCGATGGACGCCGACGTGTTCATAA